The genomic interval AGGGCTTGGGTTTGTAGGGCTTCCGAGTCGAAGGAGCACTGCTGGAATATCCCAGGCGTTTAAATACGCGGTACAGGGAACCGGGATGGCGATCGTAGCCGTGTTCCATTCGGAGCTTGCCATAGAGCTCGCAGAGGGAGATGTTCGGATTCCTGCGGTGAAGGTTGCGAATCCAGGACAGCTCCTCCTCCGTATGAGCTTTGGGATGCGGCGTGATCGGCCTGTGAGACTTGTTTTGAAGAGATTCTTGAGTGCCGTCGAAGACCTTGATCCAGCGAAACAGAGAAGCCCTGGAAACGTGGTAACGCCTGCAGACAAAGCTGACATCTTTTGTGGAGCGGTAGAGTTGACAGGCATGATATTTAGTGTGGAGTTCGTGTGGAAGATATCGCCGGGTTTGTGTTATAGTATTCATGGCGGTTGGGCCCTCCTTAGGATGCTTGGTTGTGGTGACTTACATTCTAAAGGAACCAACCGCTTTTGTATATCTGCTTCAGTCTCACTTCTTTTGTAACACTACACCGTTTTCGCGGAGACGAAAGAAATCCGCTTGCGCGGCATGGTCAAGTAATGTATAATCACTAAATGCAGTTCCCTGCCCCATGAGGGGCCGACAGTCCAGAGGGAGGAGGTGTTGCGCGTGGTACGTTCATACGAAATGATGGTGATCATCGATCCTACCGTCGAGGACCACAGCGTGGAAGTCAAGGCTATCGAGGAGCTCGTCGTCAAACTTGGCGGCGAGGTCGCGAAGACCGATGTTTGGGGTAAGCGCCGTCTTGCTTACGAGATCAAGAAGCTGACCGAAGGCATTTACGTCGTCATCGAGTTCAAGATCGAGCCCGATCAGCTCAAGGAGCTTGGCCGCGTTCTCAGCTTGCGTCCGCTCGTCGTTCGTCATCTCAACGTCGCGGCGGACGGAAAGTAGGCAGGTGTCGTCCGATGCGAGGGTATAACAGAGCTATCATCATGGGCAACGTGGCTCGTGATCCGGAGATCCGCTACACCGCCACGCAGCGTGCCGTGGCGTCGTTTTCCGTGGCCGTTAACCGCAGCTGGAAAGACCAGAACGGCGAAATGCGCGAGGAGGTCTGCTTTATCCCCGTGGTCGTCTGGGGCAAGGGCGCCGAAGTCTGCGAACGCTACCTGAAAAAGGGCGGCGGCATTCTGGTGGAGGGACGCATCAACGTGCGTTCCTACGAGGCGAAGACGGGCGAGAAACGCTACGTCACCGAGATTGTGGCCGACAACTTCCAGTTCGTGGGTGGACGCCGCGATGAGGGCGGATCGGCGCCTTACGGCGGGCAGGACGGCGGCAGCGGTTCCTACCAGAGCCAGGGCGGCGGTTCCTACCAATCCGCCCGCGGCGGCGCGCCGAAAAGCTACCGTGATTCCCAGCCGCCGCAAAACGAGGGCGGCTTCGGCGCCAACGACAGTTTCCCCATGGATATCTCCGAGCTCGATTCGGGCGCGCCCAACATCGCGGCGCCCGAGGACGAAGCCGACATTCCCTTTTAAAGGCCGCGCTTCGCGCGCCGCGGGCGCTGCGAAGCATTGAACAGGGGCGCACCCTGGTTTTGTTTTTCGTAAAGGAGGTTATTCCGATGCCTTTTTCCGGTCCGATGAGAAAGAGAGGCGGCGGCAAGCGCCGTCCGAAGGTTTGCTTTTTCTGCGTTGACAAGCTCGACGAGGTGGATTACAAAGATGTGGAGCGCCTGAAGAAGTATGTCAGCGAGCGCGGCAAGATCATTCCCCGCCGCGTCACGGGCAACTGCGCCAAGCATCAGCGTCAGCTGACGATCGCCGTGAAGCGCGCTCGTTTCATGGCTCTTCTGCCCTATACCGCCGAGTAACCGTACACACGCACAGAGAGAGGATGCTTGTCTTCCTCTCTCTTTTTTTACACCATCTGTTGAAATTTGCGGCTGCCCCGTTCAGCCTGCAATCATAAAAGGGGGAAAATGGACATGACACAGGCGCGCAGCCTGGTAGAGTCGGCGCTCCTCACGGGGCTGTCGGTCATTCTGTACGTTGGAGCGGACATTCCCGTGCTGGGCCTGCTCTTGGTTTTGCTCAGCCCGGTCCCCCTGGTGATCCTGGAAATACGTCACGACCTGCGGCTCGGCTTTGCGTCGCTGATCGTCGGCTTCGTTCTCGTGCTGCTTTGGGGCGGTCCGATCGCCGCGCTGTCCTATGCTCTCGGCTTTGCCCTGCTGGGGCTGAGCATGGGGCGCATCATCGAGCTGAAGCGGTCCGCCGTCGAGATCCTGGGGTGGAGCTCGCTCGTCTCGCTGGGCTGCAAGCTGATCATGGCCGTTCTGCTCTTTTACGTCACCGGGCTCAACCCGATGAATCTCGACATGAGCGGCGCCCAGAAGATAATGGACATGATGCTGAAGCTGCCCATTGGCGCCGAACAGTCGGCCGCCGTCAAAGCGCAGCTCGAGGCGACCATGAAGATCATGCCGCTGATCGTCCCCGCCGTTTTCATTATCGTGGCCGTGATCGACAGCGCCGCCTGCTACTGGATCGCCGGGCGCGTGCTGAGGCGTCTCGACCGCGTCGAGCTGCCCAAGCTGCCGCCTTTTGACCGCTGGCGCTTCCCTTCAAGCCTGATGTGGGCTTTCTTCGTCGGGCTGCTGTGCACGTGGGCGGGCGCGAACTATCCGGCGCAGGCCGGATTTCTCATTCGCGTCGGGCTCAATCTCGAGCTGCTCGTGCGCACGCTGTTTCTGATCCAAGGGATGTCGCTGGCGGCGTGGTTCATGGACGGGCGCGGCCTGCCCCGCTTCGTCCGCAACGTCATACTCGTGATGATTACGATTATCCCGTTCTTGTCGCCGCTCGCGACCTTCGCGGGAATCATCGATATGTGCTGGAATTTAAGATATCGTTTTGGAGGCGATCGTTCATGAAAGTCATTCTCAAGGAAGATGTGCGCAAGCTCGGCAAAAAGAACGCCGTCGTCGAAGTTTCCGACGGCTACGCCCGCAATTTTCTGTTTCCGCGCGGGCTTGCCGTGGAGGGCACCGCGCAGAACGTCAACATCCTCAGAGACAAGACCGCCGCGGCCGAGCGCCGCGACTTGAAGCTTACCGCCGAAGCCGAAGCCGTGAAGGCGAAGATCGCCGGCAAGGTCATCAAGATGAGCGTCGGCGCCGGCGAAGGCGGACGGCTGTTCGGCAGCGTCACCGCCGCCCAGGTGGCCGAAGCTTTGGAAGCTCAGTACGGCGTGAAACTCGACAAGAAAAACGTCAAGATCGACGGCGCCGTCAAGGCGCTGGGAGCTTATCCGCTGACGCTGAAGCTCTACGCCGGCGTCGAGTGCGCCATGACGCTGTCCGTGGAAGGACAGCAGTAAGGCCGTGCCTGACGAGATCTTCGACCGCCTGCCGCCGAGCAATCTCGACGCCGAACGGGCGGTCCTCGGCGCCTGCCTGCTCGACCGCGAAGCGCTGGTCGACGTCACCGAGTTTCTGTCGCCCGACGATTTTTACGACCTGAACTACCGCGACGTCTTCAACGTGATCATGGACATGGTCAAGAGCAGCCGCCCCGTGGACATGCTCACGCTCAGCGCCGAGCTGCAGAACCGCGGCCTGCTCGAGAAGCTGGGGGGGCAGGCGTTCCTCGCCGCCGTCATCGACAGCGTGCCCACGGCGGCCAACGCCGCCTATCACGCCCGCATCGTGCGCGACAAGGCCATCCACCGCCGCCTGATCAGCGCCGGCAACGCCATCGTGCGCATGGGCTACGACGAGAGCAAGGACCTGAGCGAACTGCTGGAGGACGCCGAGCGCTTCGTCTTCGAAGTGTCGCGCCAGCGCAACGAGGCCAACTTCAAAAGTCTGCGCGACGTCATGCCCTCCACCTTCAACAAGATCGAAGAAGCCTTCAACCGCGAGGACACCGGCATCACCGGCATCACCAGCGGCTTCATCGGCATCGACCGGCTCACCAGCGGCCTGCAGCGCGGCGCGCTGAACATCATCGCCGCCCGTCCCTCGATGGGAAAGACCGCCCTGGCCATGAACATCGCGCGCAACGTCGCCGTCAAAGCGCAGCTGCCCGTGCTCGTCTTCAGCCTGGAAATGGGGGCCGAGCAGCTGGCCCTGCGCCTGCTGGGCGCCGAAGCGCGCATGAACCTTCAGGAACTGGTCAACGGCTCGTTCGCGCGCGGCGACTGGAAGGCCCTTCAGGACGCCGCCTCGATCCTCATCGAAGCGCCGTTGTACATCGACGACAGCTCCATCCTCTCCACGATCGAGTTGAAAGCCCGCGCCCGCCGCTTCAAGGCCAAACACGGCGAACTGGGCTTGATCGTCGTCGATTACCTGCAGCTGATGAACGCCAGCCGCACCATGGACAGCAAACAGAACGAAGTGGCCGAGATCTCCCGCGGGCTGAAAGCCATCGCCCGCGAGCTGGAAGTGCCCGTCATCGCCCTGTCGCAGCTGTCGCGCGCCGTCGAGAGCCGCAACGAAAAGACGCCGCAGCTCTCCGACCTGCGCGATTCCGGCGCCATCGAGCAGGACGCCGATCTCGTCGCCCTGCTGTACCGCGAGAGCTACTACGCCAAGGATCCGGAAGGCCGCAACGACAACTCGGCCTCGCTCGACATCGCCAAGAACCGCAACGGCCCCACCGACAAGGTGAAGCTCGTCTTCCTGCGCGAGTACACGCGCTTCGAAGACATGGCCTACGGCCGCTGAAATATTTTGCATGACGAAAAACGCCTTTTCCACCGCACGGATGTGGAAAAGGCGTTTTTGTCGTTCGTTCAGCGCGACGCGGCGGGCAGCAGCTCGCGCATCGCTTCGCCGAGGGCTTTGACGCCGGCATCCGTCTGCTCGGGCGTGGCGAAGGTGAAGCACATCCTGAAACTGTGCTCGCCGCCGCCGTTGGGGAAGAACGGCCCGCCGACGACGAAGGCCACTTTGCGCGCGATCGCCCTTTCGAACAGTTCGCGGCCGTCGATGCGCGGCGTCGTGATCCAGTAGAAGAAGCCGCCGTGCGGCGTGACCCACTCCGCTTCGCCCGGCGGCAGATATTTGCGCAGCGCCGCTTCCATGAGGTCGCGCTTGCGGCGGTAGTTGTCGACGATCTTGGGCAGATTGGCGTCGAGCGCGCCCGACGCGCAGTATTTGTAGACCAGCGCCTGCGACACGCCGCTGGTGCTGGTGTCCGCCCCCTGCTTGAAGACCGCCAGCGTGCGGATCAGCTCGGCGGGGCCGACGCACCAGCCCACGCGCGTGCCCGGCGCGAGAATCTTGGAGAACGAGCCGGCGTACAGCACGCAGCCCTCGCCGTCGAGCGAGCAGAGCGTCGGCAAGTCTTCGCCCTCGAAGCGCACGCTGCCGTACGGGTCGTCCTCCATGATGATCAGGCCGTAGCGGTGGGCGATCTCCACGAGTTTTTGACGGCGCCCGAGCGAGAGCGTGACACCTGAGGGATTATGGAAGTTGGGGATCGTGTAAACGAAACGCACCTTGTGGCCGTCGGCGAGAGCCCGGTCCAGCTTTTCCGGGAGCAGATCGACCATCATGCCGTCGCCGTCGCAGGGGACGGTGATGAACTTCGCCCCTTGATTGTACATGTTCAGCGAGTTGCCGAGAAACGTCGGCTCCTCGGTGACGACGTAATCGCCGCGGTCGACGGTGGCGCGGATCAACAGGTCGCAGACCTGCGAGCTGCCCGAAGTGACGAGGATCTCGTCGCGCGAAACGGCGCGCCCGAGACGGGGCGCCATCCGGGCGCGGAGAAAGTCCAGCAGCGGCGGATAGCCTTCGGTGGTACCGTACTGGAGGACGTCGCGCCCTTGCTCGCGCAGGACCGACGCGCCGGCGTAAAATTCCTCCACGGGGAACACTTCCGGCGCGGGCATGCCGCCCGCGAAACTGATCATGCCGGGCTGACGGAGCAGATGAAACATGTCGCGGATCGGCGAGGGACGAATGCCGAGCGCGGCGGCGCTGAACTGCTTCTTGACGTCGAACGTCACGGGAAAAACCTCCCTGAATCGCAAGAATTCTCGTACCGACACCGATTATAGCGCTTTCCGATAAAATCCACCATGAAAAGACGCGGGAAAAAACAAATGTGAAAAAGCGCGATCCCCGATGAAGCGGTATTCATCGGGGATCGACGTGCATAGTTCCACGTGGAACAGTTCTCTTTGTTTTTTTCGCGGCGCTATTCGCCCCAGAACGTGTCGATCACGTCGGCCGGCGGCGGGGGAGTGAGCAGACTGACGGCGACGAACGCGGAAAGCCCGATGATCAGACTGGGAACGATCACGTTCATGCCGTAAAAATTCTTCAGCCACGCGCCCATGACGAAGTAGCAGCCGACGCCGCAGACGGCGGAGGCGAGCGCGCCGGCGGCGTTGGCGCGCCGCCAGTAGAGCCCGAGCACGAGCGGCCAGAGGAAGGCCGCTTCCATGCCGCCGAAGGCGAACAGGTTCAGCCACACGATCAGGCTGGGCGGCCGCACGGCGGCGAGGAACACGACCGCGCCGAGGACGGCCGTGCTGAAGAAGCTCAGCTTTTTGACGCGCCGTTCGTCGCCGGCGGCGGCCGGATCGACGTAGTTGATGTAAAGGTCTTTGACGATGGTCGAAGACATCTGGATCAGCTGCGAGTCGATGGTGGACATCACGCCCGCCAGCGGCCCCGCCAGGAACAGGCCCGCCACGGCCGGCGGCAGGACCTTTACGGCCAGCTGCGGCATGATCGAATCGGGCACCTCCAGCCCCGGCAGCACGGCGCTGCCGAGCGCGCCGCAGAGGTGCATGCCGAGCATGATGAAGCTGACGACGAACGTGCCGATGACGATAGCCCCGTGCATCGACCGCGAATCTTTGTAACCCATGCAGCGCACGACGGTGTGCGGCAGGCCAACCGTGCCGAAGCAGACCAGCACCCAGAAGGAAAGGATGAACGGCTTGGCGATGAAGTTATCCGGGCCGAACGGCGTGAGCAGCGCCGGATCGGCCGCGGCGATCTTGCCCATGACGGCCTTCATGCCGCCGCCGGAAACGGAAATGCCCCAGATCATGGCGATCGTGCCGAGGATCATGACCATGCCCTGCAGCGCGTCGGTGAGCGCCACGGCGCGGAAGCCGCCGACGGTCGTGTAGAGGATGACCGTGCCGGCGAAGATGACCAGCCCCCACAGATAGGGCAGGCCGGTGATCGTCTCGAACAGCCGCGCGCCGCCGATGAACTGCGCTGTCATCGCCGAGAGGAAGAACAAAATCAGGCTGACGGAAGCGACCACGACCAGCAGCGGGCTGCGGTAGCGCTCGCGCAGAAAGTCGTTGACCGTGATCGCGTCGATGCGGCGGGCGACGATGGCGAACTTTTTGCCGAGCACGCCCAGCGTCAGCCAGGCCGTGGGCACCTGAATCACCGCCAGCAGCACCCAGCCCAGCCCCGTCCTGTAGGCCACGCCGGGGCCGCCGATGAAACTCGACGCCGACGTGTAGGTGGCGACCAGTGTCATCGCCAGCACAAAGCCGCCCATGCTGCGGCTGCCGATAAAGTATTCGCTGAGGAAATTTTTGCTCCTGCCCATGCGCGCGCCGCTGTACAGCGCCAGCAGATAAACGCCGGCCAGATAGGCGAGCACGGGAGTCAGCAGCGGCCAGTTAATCATGGGCGGCGTCCTCCTTCTCGTGCGGGGCCAGCGAGACGTTTTTGAACAAAAACTTCACCATCAGCCACGCCAAAACGCAGAACAGCGCCGGGCCGGCGACGGAACTGTAAAAGAACCATTCCGGCAGCCCCAACACGAAGCGGTAGCGCGCGGGATCCCCCGACCCCAGCCCGTAGGCGAAAGCGTACCACCAGACGAAGAACGACAGCGCCAAGACTATGGAGCACAGGGCTTCGAAGTTGGCCTGGCGAAAGCGGCGGTCCATGTTTTTCATGGGCGAGAACCTCCTCCGTTTTTTCGGCCGCGCTGAAAGCACGTCGCGCCTTTCGCCGGTCCCGCGCCGGCGATATGCTGTGATCCCACAAGGCTCAGTGCCGCCGTCCCCGCGCGGGCGGCCCGCGAAACGCGCGGAGAACTTCCGGCCGCCGTTCACATGACGGCGGCGTCCTTTGCACAACGAAGAGACCGACAGGCTCCATTATACGACAAATCCATGAAGGCTCAAGCGAGATCTTGCCGCCGTCCGCGCGCCGTTCCGTCCGGCGGCGTCCGAGGCGCGAAAACGAGACGGGAAACGGCGGCGTCCCAGGCAGGAACGCCGCCGTCTTGAGCGATTGCTACTATTCCGAAATACCAAACAGCAAGAGCGCCCCGAAGGAAATACGCAAAGCGAGTTGCGCAGACCGCGCAGCGGTCGAGACAGTTCTGAGCGACGGGACCTTCGCGGGGCACCGAGCTTTCACAGTCGAGTCATTCTACTAAAGAACGAGTATTATTTTTCGGGCGCTGCGTTTTTGCGGCGTCTCCTTGTCCAGGCTGCTCCGGCGATTCCGCCGAGGGCGCTCGTAAAGATCCAGGCAAAGCCCTCCTGCCCAAGCGGGATGGCGGCCAGCATATTTTTGGCTTGGTCAGCAACTGTGCTCACATGCTGTAAGCCATAGAGGATCCCTATGAGGAAAGCTCCGACGACGGCTCCTCGGTAGACCCCGGGGGTGATTCCCCGATCAAACAAGTTCAGGAGGATCAGGACGATGGCCACAGGGTAAAGAGCGTACAGGACCGGTACGGACAAAGAGATGATGTGCCTCACCCCGTACACCGAAAGGACGGCGCTGGCGGTGACGATGATCCAGACCAGGCCCCTATAGGAGAGCCGTTTGTCCAGGAGCTTTTCGAAATATCCCGCCACCGCCGTGGTGAGACCGATCGCTGTGGTCAGACAGGCGAAGGTCATGGCGCTGGCCAAGGCGTATCTGCCGGTGTCGCCGGCGATAGCGTCCACGAGTCTGACCGTGATGGCGGTGTGCCCGTCCTTCGTATTGGCGAAGCTCTCTCCCCCCGAAGCTCCCAGGTAGACAAGCCCTCCGTAGACAAAGAGGAAGCCCAGCATGGAAACGAGAGCGACCTTGACGGCCATTGATAGTCCTTCCTTAGTATTGCCGTGACCGTGGCCCATGATGTCAGCCATGATGATGCTCGCAAAGGCCATTGAGGCAAGAGCGTCCATGGTCTGGTAGCCCTCGGTGAAACCGAGAGCAAAGGCGTTGTCGACCACAGGAGCGGCCGGTTTGCCGATAGGCACGAGAATTCCCTTGACGATGATGAAGCCCAGCATCAGAATTAAAAAAGGGGTGAAGTATGTCCCAATCTGGTCAAGCACCTGGGAAGGATTGAGAGAAAAATAGAGCGTGACGGCGAAGAAGATTAGGGAAACCGCGATCGCGCTCCAGGAAATGCCCAGAATACTCCCCGGGTCAAAGGCCCCCAAAAGGGGAAGGATTCCCACCTCGAAGGTCGTCGCTGCCGTCCGGGGAATGGCAAACAGCGGCCCGATACACAGAAGGATGGCAAAATTGAAAGCCTTTGCAAAAGGCAGACTGACCTTCCCTGCAAATTTGTCGATATTGCCCCCGGCTCTGAATGTGGCAAGCAGCCCGAGCAAAGGCATTCCGATTCCCGTGACTGCGAAGCCTAAGAGGCCTGTGGGCCACTTTGTGCCGGAGATAATTCCGATATAGGGAGGAAAAATAATGTTGCCCGCGCCGAGAAACATGGCAAACAAACCGAAACCCATCACGATAATTTCCTTGTTCTTCGAGTTCATATGATCTCACATCCTAGGGGCTTTCAATCTCCGAGTCTCCTGGGGCGAGGGGGAACGGGGAAGGAGTTCGAGAGGAAACGTCCGAGTTTCTCTACCGACTCTTGGTGGAAAACGACGAACGAGTTGCCTCGCTCTTCGAAGGCGTCCAGTCGCTCAGGACTGTCTCGACCGCTGCGCGGCCTGCGCAACTCGCTTTGTAGATCTTCCCTGGGGCTTGGAGAACATTCGTCGTTTTAGTAAAGAATCAGTATTGCGGCGCGATCTTTTTAAGAGATCTTATTTGATCGCGAGATATTTCTCGGGGATCGGCAGCTCGGTGTTGCCCAGGTAGCCTTGGCCGAACACGTACGTGTCCTGATAGACCAGCAGGTGATTCTTCTTTTCCAGCCCCGTCTGCGCGTCGCGGTAGTAAGATCCGTTCCACTTGGCGCCGGGCGTGTTGGCCGCGTAAACGGCGAACAGGTCGTCGGCCTTGAACTGGCGGCGGAAATTCTGGGCGCTGACGCCGGCTTCCGCGCATTTTTTGCCGTACTCGGCGAGCCCGACCACGGCCGTGAAGCCGGAGGAATAGGCCCAGGTGCCCATGCGCTTTGCGCCGCCGCGCCTGACGACCTCTTCTTCGATACGTTTGAGGATGGCGGGGAAATCACCGGCCACGCTGGAAAGATCCAGGCCCAGCGCGCCGGGATAGCCCATCAGCGGCGAAGGCACGTCGGCTTCGACGAAAATGCCGCCGAGCGCGGCGATCTGCTTGAGCAGCGGCTCGGTGTGAGCGTCGTTGGTGCAGAAGAACGCCGTCTTCTGGCCGTAACGGTCAAGCCACGTGGGCACGTGTTCGAGGATGAACTGCTGCGCGCCGGCTACGCCGACGTCGCTCATCGGGTCGGGCGCCGTCTCGGCATGGAAGGCGATGCCCATGTCCTCGCAGGCCGCCTTCATGATGTTGAAGCGGCGCAGCATCAGCTCGGAACTGAGGTGGCGCGGGAAGGAAATGTGCACGAAATCCGTGGCGCCCAGCTTCTTGGCGCCGTAGATGATCAGATAGCCGCGAGTGATCGAATCGACGTTGGTGGCGAGATCGGCGATGCTCTCGATGACGCCGGGATCCTCCTGCGGCTGACCGGCGAAGAGCAGAATGTCGGGACGCTTTTCGCGGATACGGCGGAACGCCTCGGTCGTGCCCGGGACGGCCGTCATGACCACGACCACCCTCATCAGCGGATCGTCAGCGAAGGCCGCGATCTGGCTGATGGTGGTCTCCATCTCGGCCATGAAGTTGTCCGGCATCGTCACGTGCTTGATGTAGCCGCCGTCGGCCACTTCGCCGTAGCGGCGGATCAGTTCCTCGGCGCCGCGCAGGTTGTCTTCCGCCTGCGAGACGGTCTCCGTGCAGACGCCGATGTGGAACGGCGCCGCCGCGAAAGCCGTACCGGCTGCGCACAGGAACGCCGTCGCCAAAAGCACCGTCAAAAATTTGCGCATGATGCATCCCTCCTGGAGTTGAAATATTCCATTCGGAGCTTCCTCCGCCGCACGGCGGGGGAATGCGGCCCCGACGGGAACTACCGGTTCGCCGGCGGAATTTTGAACGACGTGACCGTATTCGCGATGATGGTATCGAACGCTTTTTGTTCGCTTTGAGGGTAGGTGAACCGGAGCGCGTAGATCGTGTCGCCGCTGAGCTGCTGCCGCAAGTAGACGACCTTTCCTTCGTCGTCGAGCCATGACAGCACGAACCAGTTCTGTTTCCCGTTCAGACGCCGGTAAGCGATGACGCGCTCTCCGGCGGCGAAGTCGGCTGCCTCGGCGAGCGTCTGTTCGAGCGCGTTGTACTGCGCCCAGACGGCGATCTCTCCCTGCGGAGAGCGACTGATGAAAACGCGTCCGTCGCCGTTTTCGGCCTCCGGCTGCGGCGCGAATCCCTCCGGCACGTCGACGCCATAGCCGAAACGGCCGTTTTCGTAATGAAACGCGGAGGCCGACGCCGCGAAAATCCCGCCCGTCAGGATCCCTAAAAACATCGAAAAAAAGAGTTTTCTCACGAATAATCTCCTTTGCGCCGACGGTGACTCTTCACGAAAAATTCCAAGCGCCTTTTAAAAAAGGAGGGGAATTTCCCCTCCCAAACGATTGCGGAGAACTAAGCCTTGATCCCCTCGGCTTCGCTCTTCATCTCCTGGATTGCCGCGGCGACGCGGGCGATGCCTTCTTCGATGACCTCGGGCGAGCAGTAGGTGTAGTTCAAACGGGCGTTGTTGGTGCAGGCGCCGGGCTCGACGGCGAAGGCGGATCCTTGGATGAAGGCGACCTTCTTCTCGAGCGCGCGTTTCATCAGTTCGTCGGTGTTGACGCCGGGGACGTTGATCCAGTAGAAGAAGCCGCCCTGAGGCTTGACCCACGTGACGCCGAGAGGCGACAGATGGCGCTTCATGCTCTCTTCCATGGAATCGCGGCGTCTGCGGTAGTTGTCGATGATCTTGGGCAGATGTCTGACAAGATGTCCTTTCTGGCAGTACTCGGCGATCAGGGCCTGATCGACGGAACTGGAACAGAGATCGGTGCTCTGTTTGAAGACGCACATCTTGCGGACGATGGATGGGTCGCCGATGACCCAGCCCGTACGCGTGCCGGGGGCCAGAATCTTGGAGAACGAACCGGCATAGAGCACGTTGCCGACCTTGTCGAACGAGAAGATGGAGGGCAGGTGCTCGCCTTCATAGCGCACGTAGCCGTAAGGATCGTCCTCGAAAATGCCGATGTCGTACTCCTCGGCGATGGCCGCCAGCTTCTTGCGCTTTTCGACGCCCATAGTCATGCCGCCGGGGTTTTGGAAGTTGACGATGGTGTAAATGAACTTGACCTTTTTGCCCTCGGCGCGCAGCGACTCG from Pyramidobacter piscolens W5455 carries:
- a CDS encoding DUF3798 domain-containing protein encodes the protein MRKFLTVLLATAFLCAAGTAFAAAPFHIGVCTETVSQAEDNLRGAEELIRRYGEVADGGYIKHVTMPDNFMAEMETTISQIAAFADDPLMRVVVVMTAVPGTTEAFRRIREKRPDILLFAGQPQEDPGVIESIADLATNVDSITRGYLIIYGAKKLGATDFVHISFPRHLSSELMLRRFNIMKAACEDMGIAFHAETAPDPMSDVGVAGAQQFILEHVPTWLDRYGQKTAFFCTNDAHTEPLLKQIAALGGIFVEADVPSPLMGYPGALGLDLSSVAGDFPAILKRIEEEVVRRGGAKRMGTWAYSSGFTAVVGLAEYGKKCAEAGVSAQNFRRQFKADDLFAVYAANTPGAKWNGSYYRDAQTGLEKKNHLLVYQDTYVFGQGYLGNTELPIPEKYLAIK
- a CDS encoding PLP-dependent aminotransferase family protein; translated protein: MSSTWNGNFSYKAMHTRPSPVREILAVIKKPGMISFAGGMPAPEVFPVNEFYESAHLLKDNGTELLQYGTTDGNPALREFLIDFTAPRLGRKVGMDQIFLTTGSQQALDLFAWAMLDPGDVVITEDPSYMAAITVFMNHGGVCRGIPCDADGLQVEKLPALIESLRAEGKKVKFIYTIVNFQNPGGMTMGVEKRKKLAAIAEEYDIGIFEDDPYGYVRYEGEHLPSIFSFDKVGNVLYAGSFSKILAPGTRTGWVIGDPSIVRKMCVFKQSTDLCSSSVDQALIAEYCQKGHLVRHLPKIIDNYRRRRDSMEESMKRHLSPLGVTWVKPQGGFFYWINVPGVNTDELMKRALEKKVAFIQGSAFAVEPGACTNNARLNYTYCSPEVIEEGIARVAAAIQEMKSEAEGIKA